One genomic segment of Aliarcobacter cibarius includes these proteins:
- the dmpG gene encoding 4-hydroxy-2-oxovalerate aldolase, with product MNLKGKKVTIHDMSLRDGMHSIRHQFTLDQMAAMSKAMDEAGVPMIEVTHGDGLGGSSLNYGYGLHTDEEWIECAVSNVKNAKISALLLPGIGIVKDLERAVKKGISTVRVATHCTEADCSAQHIKAAVSMGLDTVGFLMMAHMVTPEKLLEEAAKMVSYGAKTIYATDSAGYMLPDDVSARIAILKKEFGNDIELGFHGHNNMSMGVANSLAAIEAGATRIDASLAGFGAGSGNTATEVLVAVLNRMGVETGIDLHKIEDAAEDIALPIMGKPTRISRDSITLGYAGVYSSFLLFARRAEEKYGIDARTLLLELGRRGMVGGQEDMIEDLALDMAKAKGLI from the coding sequence ATGAATTTAAAAGGTAAAAAAGTAACAATTCATGATATGTCTTTAAGAGATGGAATGCACTCTATTAGACATCAATTTACATTAGATCAAATGGCTGCTATGTCAAAAGCTATGGATGAAGCTGGTGTTCCTATGATTGAGGTAACTCATGGTGATGGTTTAGGTGGAAGTTCACTTAACTATGGATATGGATTACATACTGATGAAGAGTGGATTGAGTGCGCAGTTTCAAATGTAAAAAATGCAAAAATCTCTGCTCTTTTACTTCCTGGAATTGGGATTGTAAAAGATTTAGAAAGAGCTGTAAAAAAAGGTATCTCAACTGTTAGAGTTGCAACTCATTGTACAGAAGCCGACTGTTCAGCTCAACATATAAAAGCAGCTGTTTCTATGGGACTTGATACAGTTGGTTTTTTAATGATGGCTCATATGGTGACTCCTGAAAAATTACTAGAAGAGGCAGCAAAAATGGTCTCTTATGGAGCAAAAACTATCTATGCAACTGATTCAGCTGGATATATGCTACCAGATGATGTAAGTGCAAGAATTGCAATTCTTAAAAAAGAGTTTGGAAATGATATAGAGTTAGGATTCCATGGACATAACAATATGTCAATGGGAGTTGCAAACTCTTTAGCTGCTATTGAAGCTGGAGCTACAAGAATTGATGCAAGTCTTGCTGGATTTGGAGCAGGTTCTGGAAATACTGCAACTGAAGTTTTAGTTGCTGTTTTAAATAGAATGGGTGTAGAAACAGGAATTGATTTACATAAAATTGAAGATGCAGCAGAAGATATAGCACTTCCTATTATGGGAAAACCTACAAGAATTTCAAGAGATTCTATTACTTTGGGATATGCTGGGGTTTATTCATCTTTTCTTTTATTTGCAAGACGTGCAGAAGAAAAATATGGAATTGATGCAAGAACACTTTTACTAGAACTAGGGCGAAGAGGAATGGTAGGTGGTCAAGAAGATATGATTGAAGACTTAGCACTTGATATGGCAAAAGCGAAAGGATTAATATAA
- a CDS encoding acetaldehyde dehydrogenase (acetylating), whose protein sequence is MSKINCALIGSGNIGTDLMYKLQRSEILNPLWMVGIDPDSDGLAKAREAGMKTTHEGVDGLLPFIKEDGVKIAFDATSAYVHGENNRKLAELGVMVIDLTPAAIGPFCVPSVNIDELLAQNTQNVNMVTCGGQATIPMVAAVSSVQAVDYAEIIATVASKSAGPGTRANIDEFTETTKLGIERVGNVKKGKAIIILNPAEPPLMMRDTVHCQTVAEPNKEAITKSVHEMVKKVQQFVPGYKLKNGPVFDGKKVSIFLEVEGLGDYLPKYAGNLDIITAAATNIAEKMAEKIKGE, encoded by the coding sequence ATGAGTAAAATTAATTGTGCATTAATTGGATCTGGAAATATTGGAACAGATCTAATGTATAAACTTCAAAGAAGTGAAATATTAAATCCTTTATGGATGGTTGGAATTGATCCTGATTCAGATGGACTTGCAAAAGCAAGAGAAGCTGGTATGAAAACAACTCACGAGGGAGTTGATGGTTTACTTCCTTTTATAAAAGAAGATGGTGTAAAAATTGCATTTGATGCAACTTCAGCTTATGTTCATGGTGAAAACAATAGAAAATTAGCAGAACTTGGAGTTATGGTTATTGATTTAACACCTGCTGCTATTGGACCATTTTGTGTACCATCTGTAAATATTGATGAGTTATTAGCACAAAATACACAAAATGTGAACATGGTAACTTGTGGTGGACAAGCAACTATTCCTATGGTTGCAGCTGTTTCAAGTGTTCAAGCGGTTGATTATGCAGAAATTATTGCAACAGTTGCTTCAAAATCAGCAGGTCCTGGAACTAGAGCAAATATAGATGAGTTTACAGAGACAACAAAACTTGGGATTGAAAGAGTTGGAAATGTAAAAAAAGGTAAAGCTATTATTATTTTAAATCCAGCAGAGCCACCACTTATGATGAGAGATACTGTTCATTGTCAAACAGTTGCCGAGCCAAATAAAGAAGCAATTACTAAATCAGTTCATGAAATGGTAAAAAAAGTACAACAATTTGTACCAGGATATAAACTGAAAAATGGACCAGTTTTTGATGGTAAAAAAGTTTCTATTTTCCTTGAAGTTGAAGGATTAGGAGATTACCTACCAAAATATGCAGGTAACTTAGACATTATTACAGCAGCTGCAACAAACATTGCAGAAAAAATGGCTGAAAAAATTAAAGGAGAATAA
- the dmpE gene encoding 2-oxopent-4-enoate hydratase has product MEKAKIEKYGNELYEALKNQQTIEPISSREADCTIEDAYAIQHHFLARRLSDDKTRIIGKKIGVTSKVVMNMLGVHQPDFGYLLSDMIYNDGDVIDVTNKMIQPKAEGEIAFVLKEDLMGPGVTTADVLRATKFVMPCFEIVDSRIKDWKIKIQDTVADNASCGYIVFGGKGVDPRDVDLTTCGITLECNGELLHTGAGAAALGSPVNAVAWLANTLGSFGVGLKAGEVILSGALCAMVTIKSGDNMTINIGGIGSASCRFI; this is encoded by the coding sequence ATGGAAAAAGCAAAAATAGAAAAATATGGAAATGAGCTATATGAAGCACTAAAAAATCAACAAACAATTGAGCCTATCTCATCAAGAGAGGCTGATTGTACGATTGAAGATGCATATGCTATTCAACACCACTTCTTAGCAAGAAGACTAAGTGATGATAAAACAAGAATCATTGGTAAGAAAATTGGAGTAACTTCAAAAGTAGTTATGAATATGTTAGGAGTTCATCAACCTGATTTTGGATATCTTTTATCAGATATGATTTATAACGATGGTGATGTTATTGATGTAACTAATAAAATGATTCAACCAAAAGCAGAAGGTGAAATTGCTTTTGTTTTAAAAGAAGATTTAATGGGACCTGGTGTTACAACAGCAGATGTGTTAAGAGCTACAAAATTTGTAATGCCTTGTTTTGAAATAGTTGATTCAAGAATAAAAGATTGGAAAATAAAAATTCAAGATACTGTAGCAGATAATGCTTCTTGTGGATACATAGTATTTGGAGGCAAAGGAGTGGATCCAAGAGATGTTGATTTAACAACTTGTGGAATTACTTTAGAGTGTAATGGTGAGTTATTGCATACAGGAGCTGGAGCTGCAGCTTTAGGAAGTCCTGTTAATGCAGTTGCTTGGCTTGCAAATACACTTGGCTCATTTGGAGTTGGTTTAAAAGCTGGTGAAGTAATTCTTTCAGGAGCACTTTGTGCAATGGTTACTATTAAATCAGGCGATAACATGACTATAAATATTGGTGGAATTGGTTCTGCTTCTTGTAGATTTATATAA